The proteins below are encoded in one region of Neodiprion virginianus isolate iyNeoVirg1 chromosome 7, iyNeoVirg1.1, whole genome shotgun sequence:
- the LOC124309375 gene encoding melanization protease 1-like isoform X5 gives MLFYLGIIFLAISESNGQESCRSVSGTAGDCVNINECGQLLELLKQPRPLPTSTLDILSKSQCGFDGSMPKVCCPRNTQPAPTATNAPDVTTDVSTGVPQPPDVTHHPNLRLLDHQRCGPITESKIFGGNKTSVFEFPWMALIGYDVGKRDPEFRCGGSLISKRYVLTAAHCVTGLSSSLRLVGVRIGEHDLNKERDCNYEEGVEIACAARYQDFLVEKSYAHSGYNREKLQNDIALIRINGDADFQPDSVRPICLPIGNAATIQRQKLIVTGWGTTESGYRSQDLLQVKLPVMPNPKCASFYKNLSNPLDISYKQLCAGGSNQMDSCSGDSGGPAQFPGLYFNGQPRYIQFGIVSFGPKQCGIEGFPGVYTRVPYYMDWILNTMTE, from the exons ATGCTGTTCTACTTGGGAATTATTTTCCTTGCGATTTCGGAATCCAATGGAC AAGAATCATGCCGGAGCGTGTCGGGTACCGCGGGCGACTGCGTCAACATCAACGAGTGCGGACAGCTTCTGGAGTTGTTGAAGCAGCCCCGACCATTGCCAACCTCAACCTTGGACATTCTAAGCAAATCCCAGTGTGGATTCGATGGAAGTATGCCGAAGGTTTGCTGCCCACGGAACACGCAG CCTGCACCGACGGCGACGAACGCTCCGGATGTGACAACCGATGTTAGTACGGGAGTTCCACAGCCGCCGGACGTTACGCATCATCCGAATCTGCGATTGCTCGACCACCAACGGTGCGGACCGATAACAGAGTCAAAAATCTTCGGGGGTAACAAAACGTCGGTATTCGAATTCCCGTGGATGGCATTGATCGGTTACGACGTCGGAAAGCGAGATCCCGAGTTCAGGTGTGGAGGTTCCCTGATTTCTAAACGATACGTCTTGACCGCCGCCCATTGCGTTACCGGGCTCTCTTCGTCGCTCCGGTTGGTGGGGGTCCGAATAGGTGAACACGACCTCAACAAAGAGCGTGACTGTAACTATGAGGAAGGGGTCGAAATCGCCTGCGCCGCGAGGTACCAGGACTTTTTGGTCGAAAAGTCGTACGCCCACAGTGGATACAATAGGGAAAAGCTGCAGAACGATATAGCGCTGATTAGAATAAACGGGGATGCTGATTTCCAGCCGGACAGCGTAAGGCCGATTTGTTTACCAATTGGGAACGCCGCGACGATCCAGCGACAAAAG TTGATCGTTACTGGATGGGGTACGACCGAGTCGGGTTACAGGAGTCAAGATCTGCTGCAGGTGAAGCTGCCGGTGATGCCCAATCCCAAGTGCGCCAGCTTTTACAAGAACCTCTCGAACCCGCTTGATATATCGTACAAGCAACTCTGTGCCGGTGGTTCGAATCAGATGGACTCCTGCTCGGGAGACAGCGGGGGTCCCGCGCAATTTCCGGGATTATATTTCAACGGCCAACCGAGATATATTCAGTTCGGAATCGTCAGTTTTGGACCAAAGCAGTGCGGAATCGAAGGATTCCCCGGTGTCTACACGAGAGTCCCTTACTACATGGACTGGATACTTAACACAATGACCGAATAA
- the LOC124309375 gene encoding CLIP domain-containing serine protease 2-like isoform X1, which yields MLFYLGIIFLAISESNGREYERFFPPEESCRSVSGTAGDCVNINECGQLLELLKQPRPLPTSTLDILSKSQCGFDGSMPKVCCPRNTQPAPTATNAPDVTTDVSTGVPQPPDVTHHPNLRLLDHQRCGPITESKIFGGNKTSVFEFPWMALIGYDVGKRDPEFRCGGSLISKRYVLTAAHCVTGLSSSLRLVGVRIGEHDLNKERDCNYEEGVEIACAARYQDFLVEKSYAHSGYNREKLQNDIALIRINGDADFQPDSVRPICLPIGNAATIQRQKLIVTGWGTTESGYRSQDLLQVKLPVMPNPKCASFYKNLSNPLDISYKQLCAGGSNQMDSCSGDSGGPAQFPGLYFNGQPRYIQFGIVSFGPKQCGIEGFPGVYTRVPYYMDWILNTMTE from the exons ATGCTGTTCTACTTGGGAATTATTTTCCTTGCGATTTCGGAATCCAATGGACGTGAGTAtg AAAGGTTTTTTCCTCCAGAAGAATCATGCCGGAGCGTGTCGGGTACCGCGGGCGACTGCGTCAACATCAACGAGTGCGGACAGCTTCTGGAGTTGTTGAAGCAGCCCCGACCATTGCCAACCTCAACCTTGGACATTCTAAGCAAATCCCAGTGTGGATTCGATGGAAGTATGCCGAAGGTTTGCTGCCCACGGAACACGCAG CCTGCACCGACGGCGACGAACGCTCCGGATGTGACAACCGATGTTAGTACGGGAGTTCCACAGCCGCCGGACGTTACGCATCATCCGAATCTGCGATTGCTCGACCACCAACGGTGCGGACCGATAACAGAGTCAAAAATCTTCGGGGGTAACAAAACGTCGGTATTCGAATTCCCGTGGATGGCATTGATCGGTTACGACGTCGGAAAGCGAGATCCCGAGTTCAGGTGTGGAGGTTCCCTGATTTCTAAACGATACGTCTTGACCGCCGCCCATTGCGTTACCGGGCTCTCTTCGTCGCTCCGGTTGGTGGGGGTCCGAATAGGTGAACACGACCTCAACAAAGAGCGTGACTGTAACTATGAGGAAGGGGTCGAAATCGCCTGCGCCGCGAGGTACCAGGACTTTTTGGTCGAAAAGTCGTACGCCCACAGTGGATACAATAGGGAAAAGCTGCAGAACGATATAGCGCTGATTAGAATAAACGGGGATGCTGATTTCCAGCCGGACAGCGTAAGGCCGATTTGTTTACCAATTGGGAACGCCGCGACGATCCAGCGACAAAAG TTGATCGTTACTGGATGGGGTACGACCGAGTCGGGTTACAGGAGTCAAGATCTGCTGCAGGTGAAGCTGCCGGTGATGCCCAATCCCAAGTGCGCCAGCTTTTACAAGAACCTCTCGAACCCGCTTGATATATCGTACAAGCAACTCTGTGCCGGTGGTTCGAATCAGATGGACTCCTGCTCGGGAGACAGCGGGGGTCCCGCGCAATTTCCGGGATTATATTTCAACGGCCAACCGAGATATATTCAGTTCGGAATCGTCAGTTTTGGACCAAAGCAGTGCGGAATCGAAGGATTCCCCGGTGTCTACACGAGAGTCCCTTACTACATGGACTGGATACTTAACACAATGACCGAATAA
- the LOC124309375 gene encoding melanization protease 1-like isoform X4 has translation MLFYLGIIFLAISESNGREYESCRSVSGTAGDCVNINECGQLLELLKQPRPLPTSTLDILSKSQCGFDGSMPKVCCPRNTQPAPTATNAPDVTTDVSTGVPQPPDVTHHPNLRLLDHQRCGPITESKIFGGNKTSVFEFPWMALIGYDVGKRDPEFRCGGSLISKRYVLTAAHCVTGLSSSLRLVGVRIGEHDLNKERDCNYEEGVEIACAARYQDFLVEKSYAHSGYNREKLQNDIALIRINGDADFQPDSVRPICLPIGNAATIQRQKLIVTGWGTTESGYRSQDLLQVKLPVMPNPKCASFYKNLSNPLDISYKQLCAGGSNQMDSCSGDSGGPAQFPGLYFNGQPRYIQFGIVSFGPKQCGIEGFPGVYTRVPYYMDWILNTMTE, from the exons ATGCTGTTCTACTTGGGAATTATTTTCCTTGCGATTTCGGAATCCAATGGACGTGAGTAtg AATCATGCCGGAGCGTGTCGGGTACCGCGGGCGACTGCGTCAACATCAACGAGTGCGGACAGCTTCTGGAGTTGTTGAAGCAGCCCCGACCATTGCCAACCTCAACCTTGGACATTCTAAGCAAATCCCAGTGTGGATTCGATGGAAGTATGCCGAAGGTTTGCTGCCCACGGAACACGCAG CCTGCACCGACGGCGACGAACGCTCCGGATGTGACAACCGATGTTAGTACGGGAGTTCCACAGCCGCCGGACGTTACGCATCATCCGAATCTGCGATTGCTCGACCACCAACGGTGCGGACCGATAACAGAGTCAAAAATCTTCGGGGGTAACAAAACGTCGGTATTCGAATTCCCGTGGATGGCATTGATCGGTTACGACGTCGGAAAGCGAGATCCCGAGTTCAGGTGTGGAGGTTCCCTGATTTCTAAACGATACGTCTTGACCGCCGCCCATTGCGTTACCGGGCTCTCTTCGTCGCTCCGGTTGGTGGGGGTCCGAATAGGTGAACACGACCTCAACAAAGAGCGTGACTGTAACTATGAGGAAGGGGTCGAAATCGCCTGCGCCGCGAGGTACCAGGACTTTTTGGTCGAAAAGTCGTACGCCCACAGTGGATACAATAGGGAAAAGCTGCAGAACGATATAGCGCTGATTAGAATAAACGGGGATGCTGATTTCCAGCCGGACAGCGTAAGGCCGATTTGTTTACCAATTGGGAACGCCGCGACGATCCAGCGACAAAAG TTGATCGTTACTGGATGGGGTACGACCGAGTCGGGTTACAGGAGTCAAGATCTGCTGCAGGTGAAGCTGCCGGTGATGCCCAATCCCAAGTGCGCCAGCTTTTACAAGAACCTCTCGAACCCGCTTGATATATCGTACAAGCAACTCTGTGCCGGTGGTTCGAATCAGATGGACTCCTGCTCGGGAGACAGCGGGGGTCCCGCGCAATTTCCGGGATTATATTTCAACGGCCAACCGAGATATATTCAGTTCGGAATCGTCAGTTTTGGACCAAAGCAGTGCGGAATCGAAGGATTCCCCGGTGTCTACACGAGAGTCCCTTACTACATGGACTGGATACTTAACACAATGACCGAATAA
- the LOC124309375 gene encoding CLIP domain-containing serine protease 2-like isoform X2 has translation MLFYLGIIFLAISESNGQRFFPPEESCRSVSGTAGDCVNINECGQLLELLKQPRPLPTSTLDILSKSQCGFDGSMPKVCCPRNTQPAPTATNAPDVTTDVSTGVPQPPDVTHHPNLRLLDHQRCGPITESKIFGGNKTSVFEFPWMALIGYDVGKRDPEFRCGGSLISKRYVLTAAHCVTGLSSSLRLVGVRIGEHDLNKERDCNYEEGVEIACAARYQDFLVEKSYAHSGYNREKLQNDIALIRINGDADFQPDSVRPICLPIGNAATIQRQKLIVTGWGTTESGYRSQDLLQVKLPVMPNPKCASFYKNLSNPLDISYKQLCAGGSNQMDSCSGDSGGPAQFPGLYFNGQPRYIQFGIVSFGPKQCGIEGFPGVYTRVPYYMDWILNTMTE, from the exons ATGCTGTTCTACTTGGGAATTATTTTCCTTGCGATTTCGGAATCCAATGGAC AAAGGTTTTTTCCTCCAGAAGAATCATGCCGGAGCGTGTCGGGTACCGCGGGCGACTGCGTCAACATCAACGAGTGCGGACAGCTTCTGGAGTTGTTGAAGCAGCCCCGACCATTGCCAACCTCAACCTTGGACATTCTAAGCAAATCCCAGTGTGGATTCGATGGAAGTATGCCGAAGGTTTGCTGCCCACGGAACACGCAG CCTGCACCGACGGCGACGAACGCTCCGGATGTGACAACCGATGTTAGTACGGGAGTTCCACAGCCGCCGGACGTTACGCATCATCCGAATCTGCGATTGCTCGACCACCAACGGTGCGGACCGATAACAGAGTCAAAAATCTTCGGGGGTAACAAAACGTCGGTATTCGAATTCCCGTGGATGGCATTGATCGGTTACGACGTCGGAAAGCGAGATCCCGAGTTCAGGTGTGGAGGTTCCCTGATTTCTAAACGATACGTCTTGACCGCCGCCCATTGCGTTACCGGGCTCTCTTCGTCGCTCCGGTTGGTGGGGGTCCGAATAGGTGAACACGACCTCAACAAAGAGCGTGACTGTAACTATGAGGAAGGGGTCGAAATCGCCTGCGCCGCGAGGTACCAGGACTTTTTGGTCGAAAAGTCGTACGCCCACAGTGGATACAATAGGGAAAAGCTGCAGAACGATATAGCGCTGATTAGAATAAACGGGGATGCTGATTTCCAGCCGGACAGCGTAAGGCCGATTTGTTTACCAATTGGGAACGCCGCGACGATCCAGCGACAAAAG TTGATCGTTACTGGATGGGGTACGACCGAGTCGGGTTACAGGAGTCAAGATCTGCTGCAGGTGAAGCTGCCGGTGATGCCCAATCCCAAGTGCGCCAGCTTTTACAAGAACCTCTCGAACCCGCTTGATATATCGTACAAGCAACTCTGTGCCGGTGGTTCGAATCAGATGGACTCCTGCTCGGGAGACAGCGGGGGTCCCGCGCAATTTCCGGGATTATATTTCAACGGCCAACCGAGATATATTCAGTTCGGAATCGTCAGTTTTGGACCAAAGCAGTGCGGAATCGAAGGATTCCCCGGTGTCTACACGAGAGTCCCTTACTACATGGACTGGATACTTAACACAATGACCGAATAA
- the LOC124309375 gene encoding melanization protease 1-like isoform X3, translating into MLFYLGIIFLAISESNGREYEESCRSVSGTAGDCVNINECGQLLELLKQPRPLPTSTLDILSKSQCGFDGSMPKVCCPRNTQPAPTATNAPDVTTDVSTGVPQPPDVTHHPNLRLLDHQRCGPITESKIFGGNKTSVFEFPWMALIGYDVGKRDPEFRCGGSLISKRYVLTAAHCVTGLSSSLRLVGVRIGEHDLNKERDCNYEEGVEIACAARYQDFLVEKSYAHSGYNREKLQNDIALIRINGDADFQPDSVRPICLPIGNAATIQRQKLIVTGWGTTESGYRSQDLLQVKLPVMPNPKCASFYKNLSNPLDISYKQLCAGGSNQMDSCSGDSGGPAQFPGLYFNGQPRYIQFGIVSFGPKQCGIEGFPGVYTRVPYYMDWILNTMTE; encoded by the exons ATGCTGTTCTACTTGGGAATTATTTTCCTTGCGATTTCGGAATCCAATGGACGTGAGTAtg AAGAATCATGCCGGAGCGTGTCGGGTACCGCGGGCGACTGCGTCAACATCAACGAGTGCGGACAGCTTCTGGAGTTGTTGAAGCAGCCCCGACCATTGCCAACCTCAACCTTGGACATTCTAAGCAAATCCCAGTGTGGATTCGATGGAAGTATGCCGAAGGTTTGCTGCCCACGGAACACGCAG CCTGCACCGACGGCGACGAACGCTCCGGATGTGACAACCGATGTTAGTACGGGAGTTCCACAGCCGCCGGACGTTACGCATCATCCGAATCTGCGATTGCTCGACCACCAACGGTGCGGACCGATAACAGAGTCAAAAATCTTCGGGGGTAACAAAACGTCGGTATTCGAATTCCCGTGGATGGCATTGATCGGTTACGACGTCGGAAAGCGAGATCCCGAGTTCAGGTGTGGAGGTTCCCTGATTTCTAAACGATACGTCTTGACCGCCGCCCATTGCGTTACCGGGCTCTCTTCGTCGCTCCGGTTGGTGGGGGTCCGAATAGGTGAACACGACCTCAACAAAGAGCGTGACTGTAACTATGAGGAAGGGGTCGAAATCGCCTGCGCCGCGAGGTACCAGGACTTTTTGGTCGAAAAGTCGTACGCCCACAGTGGATACAATAGGGAAAAGCTGCAGAACGATATAGCGCTGATTAGAATAAACGGGGATGCTGATTTCCAGCCGGACAGCGTAAGGCCGATTTGTTTACCAATTGGGAACGCCGCGACGATCCAGCGACAAAAG TTGATCGTTACTGGATGGGGTACGACCGAGTCGGGTTACAGGAGTCAAGATCTGCTGCAGGTGAAGCTGCCGGTGATGCCCAATCCCAAGTGCGCCAGCTTTTACAAGAACCTCTCGAACCCGCTTGATATATCGTACAAGCAACTCTGTGCCGGTGGTTCGAATCAGATGGACTCCTGCTCGGGAGACAGCGGGGGTCCCGCGCAATTTCCGGGATTATATTTCAACGGCCAACCGAGATATATTCAGTTCGGAATCGTCAGTTTTGGACCAAAGCAGTGCGGAATCGAAGGATTCCCCGGTGTCTACACGAGAGTCCCTTACTACATGGACTGGATACTTAACACAATGACCGAATAA
- the LOC124309008 gene encoding uncharacterized protein LOC124309008 produces MQPFSWFSLVLILWNVVAFVTTDIAEHPSWMLLEHERCGNSNADRIIGGRNASLGTYPWLARIGYNEAPTNYSREKNELAYRCGGSLINKLYVVTAAHCVADLPVKLRVAGIRVGEHNTATDPDCENNFCGEPVQDFEPEQIVVHKDYNNPPFKNDIAIIRLNKPVNYSELVGPICMVRDHLLRKNMIGETAEVAGWGIYDIYDPKPSLLLQSVRLPIVDSDRCVTAFRKYADIGNQQMCVGGVIGQDSCGGDSGGPLMKVEAVDGPPKYYLIGVVSFGAKHCGESRTPAHNTLPACFVVLDDFVCFFTQLVTLPAATMNRVGCRNCVLPVLLPILLHLFVPVYSQSSYGRQQPDCQTPRRVAGYCVEISRCPELVQLLQVRPQRPDTYDYLQQSQCGFQGRNPKVCCPAADGVATSTRPGGDQVNAGVGASNASTGSSNTATWDLSSNPHLPSTCGQDLTQRLVGGEKADIYEFPWMALLEYTKPSGRTTACGGVLISKRYVMTAAHCIKGKDLPSSWKLVGVRLGEYDTSTDVDCIQASETQRLCIDPAVTVGIEQQIVHEDYRPQSRDQTNDIALLRLSRDVAFTNYIRPICLPESTSLTERFFHIAGWGKTETRSESDVKLKLKVPLADTASCANTYQAASIRLGETQICAGGERGRDSCRGDSGGPLMSVKRSNDKLRWTAVGIVSLGPSPCGMENWPGIYTRVASFVPWILSKIRA; encoded by the exons ATGCAGCCCTTTTCATGGTTTTCGCTCGTTCTCATCTTATGGAATGTCGTCGCCTTTGTCACGACGG ACATCGCCGAGCATCCTAGCTGGATGCTGCTGGAGCATGAAAGATGCGGAAACAGCAACGCCGATCGAATAATAGGTGGAAGAAATGCGTCTCTCGGAACTTATCCGTGGCTAGCGAGGATAGGTTACAACGAAGCTCCCACTAACTATAGCCGTGAAAAGAACGAGCTGGCATACAGGTGTGGCGGATCGTTGATAAACAAATTGTACGTTGTCACGGCTGCTCATTGCGTTGCTGATCTACCGGTCAA ATTGAGAGTGGCCGGTATCCGTGTCGGAGAGCACAACACGGCGACAGATCCGGactgtgaaaataatttctgtgGCGAACCGGTGCAGGATTTCGAACCAGAACAGATAGTCGTTCACaaagattataataatccACCGTTCAAAAATGATATCGCCATCATCCGTTTGAACAAGCCGGTTAATTACAGCG AGCTCGTGGGCCCGATATGTATGGTCAGAGATCACCTGCTGCGAAAGAACATGATCGGGGAAACGGCAGAAGTTGCGGGCTGGGGGATCTACGACATAT ATGATCCGAAGCCGAGCCTTCTACTCCAGTCGGTCCGGCTTCCTATCGTTGATTCGGATAGGTGCGTAACAGCATTCAGGAAATACGCTGACATCGGGAATCAGCAGATGTGCGTCGGTGGTGTGATCGGACAGGACTCCTGTGGGGGTGATAGCGGCGGTCCTCTGATGAAGGTCGAGGCCGTGGACGGGCCGCCAAAGTATTACTTGATCGGGGTCGTCTCATTCGGCGCTAAACATTGCGGGGAGTCGAGAACACCGGCC CATAACACATTACCTGCGTGTTTCGTTGTGTTGGACGactttgtttgtttttttacccAATTAGTAACGTTACCTGCAGCAACGATGAACCGTGTCGGCTGTAGGAATTGCGTACTGCCGGTACTCCTGCCGATTCTGTTGCATTTATTTGTTCCTGTTTACTCAC AATCATCTTACGGTCGTCAACAGCCCGACTGCCAGACCCCGCGGAGGGTCGCCGGCTACTGTGTTGAAATAAGCCGGTGCCCCGAGCTGGTGCAACTGCTTCAGGTACGCCCGCAGCGCCCGGACACCTACGACTACCTCCAGCAGTCTCAGTGCGGGTTCCAAGGCCGGAACCCCAAGGTATGCTGTCCCGCCGCCGATGGAGTAGCGACGTCGACCCGGCCCGGCGGCGACCAGGTGAATGCCGGAGTGGGCGCGAGCAACGCGTCGACAGGGTCGTCGAATACTGCCACCTGGGATCTCTCGTCGAATCCGCATCTTCCAAGCACTTGCGGACAGGATCTGACCCAGAGACTGGTCGGAGGCGAGAAGGCGGACATATACGAGTTCCCGTGGATGGCCCTTCTGGAGTACACGAAAC ctagCGGAAGAACAACCGCCTGCGGCGGAGTCTTGATAAGCAAGCGTTACGTGATGACCGCTGCCCACTGCATCAAGGGTAAGGACCTCCCGTCGAGTTGGAAGCTCGTCGGAGTCCGGCTAGGCGAATACGACACTAGCACCGACGTCGACTGCATCCAGGCGTCCGAGACGCAAAGACTCTGCATAGACCCCGCGGTGACGGTCGGCATCGAGCAGCAGATCGTCCACGAGGACTACAGGCCACAGTCCCGGGACCAGACCAACGACATCGCCCTCCTCAGGCTCTCGCGCGACGTCGCATTCACGAACTACATACGCCCTATCTGTCTGCCGGAAAGCACCTCGCTGACGGAGAGGTTTTTCCACATTGCAGGCTGGGGAAAGACGGAGACCAGGTCCGAGTCTGACGTCAAGCTGAAGCTGAAGGTGCCCCTCGCCGACACGGCCAGTTGCGCTAACACGTACCAGGCGGCGTCGATCCGCCTCGGAGAAACTCAAATTTGCGCCGGAGGTGAGCGGGGACGCGACTCTTGCCGGGGCGATTCCGGGGGACCCTTGATGTCCGTGAAGAGGAGCAACGACAAGCTCCGGTGGACGGCCGTCGGAATAGTCTCCTTGGGTCCGTCACCTTGCGGCATGGAAAACTGGCCGGGTATATACACCAGGGTTGCCAGCTTCGTACCTTGGATACTTTCTAAGATTAGGgcgtaa
- the LOC124309375 gene encoding melanization protease 1-like isoform X6, which produces MLFYLGIIFLAISESNGQSCRSVSGTAGDCVNINECGQLLELLKQPRPLPTSTLDILSKSQCGFDGSMPKVCCPRNTQPAPTATNAPDVTTDVSTGVPQPPDVTHHPNLRLLDHQRCGPITESKIFGGNKTSVFEFPWMALIGYDVGKRDPEFRCGGSLISKRYVLTAAHCVTGLSSSLRLVGVRIGEHDLNKERDCNYEEGVEIACAARYQDFLVEKSYAHSGYNREKLQNDIALIRINGDADFQPDSVRPICLPIGNAATIQRQKLIVTGWGTTESGYRSQDLLQVKLPVMPNPKCASFYKNLSNPLDISYKQLCAGGSNQMDSCSGDSGGPAQFPGLYFNGQPRYIQFGIVSFGPKQCGIEGFPGVYTRVPYYMDWILNTMTE; this is translated from the exons ATGCTGTTCTACTTGGGAATTATTTTCCTTGCGATTTCGGAATCCAATGGAC AATCATGCCGGAGCGTGTCGGGTACCGCGGGCGACTGCGTCAACATCAACGAGTGCGGACAGCTTCTGGAGTTGTTGAAGCAGCCCCGACCATTGCCAACCTCAACCTTGGACATTCTAAGCAAATCCCAGTGTGGATTCGATGGAAGTATGCCGAAGGTTTGCTGCCCACGGAACACGCAG CCTGCACCGACGGCGACGAACGCTCCGGATGTGACAACCGATGTTAGTACGGGAGTTCCACAGCCGCCGGACGTTACGCATCATCCGAATCTGCGATTGCTCGACCACCAACGGTGCGGACCGATAACAGAGTCAAAAATCTTCGGGGGTAACAAAACGTCGGTATTCGAATTCCCGTGGATGGCATTGATCGGTTACGACGTCGGAAAGCGAGATCCCGAGTTCAGGTGTGGAGGTTCCCTGATTTCTAAACGATACGTCTTGACCGCCGCCCATTGCGTTACCGGGCTCTCTTCGTCGCTCCGGTTGGTGGGGGTCCGAATAGGTGAACACGACCTCAACAAAGAGCGTGACTGTAACTATGAGGAAGGGGTCGAAATCGCCTGCGCCGCGAGGTACCAGGACTTTTTGGTCGAAAAGTCGTACGCCCACAGTGGATACAATAGGGAAAAGCTGCAGAACGATATAGCGCTGATTAGAATAAACGGGGATGCTGATTTCCAGCCGGACAGCGTAAGGCCGATTTGTTTACCAATTGGGAACGCCGCGACGATCCAGCGACAAAAG TTGATCGTTACTGGATGGGGTACGACCGAGTCGGGTTACAGGAGTCAAGATCTGCTGCAGGTGAAGCTGCCGGTGATGCCCAATCCCAAGTGCGCCAGCTTTTACAAGAACCTCTCGAACCCGCTTGATATATCGTACAAGCAACTCTGTGCCGGTGGTTCGAATCAGATGGACTCCTGCTCGGGAGACAGCGGGGGTCCCGCGCAATTTCCGGGATTATATTTCAACGGCCAACCGAGATATATTCAGTTCGGAATCGTCAGTTTTGGACCAAAGCAGTGCGGAATCGAAGGATTCCCCGGTGTCTACACGAGAGTCCCTTACTACATGGACTGGATACTTAACACAATGACCGAATAA
- the LOC124309399 gene encoding replication stress response regulator SDE2, which translates to MPGVQITVGILGKTIFSIEEGVTAEEVGQRVARLTGFGVDDFYILQNGRLARGTDLCENAKAEIIPRLPGGKGGFGSMLRAIGAQIEKTTNREACRDLSGRRLRDINEEKRMKSWIDKQASREEEAAERKKRKLERLCAQPKHEFKDKNYENERSTLTEKVGDAVEEGFKMAMAGSSGVKRKNPSNGKGGRKKLALDSDIDSDELGSSSDDNSDLDSASDARVKSSSASSPETHTSQNVSEIKSNDAKVDDTTNCKKSEDPGEESEGHIAVSDANCFDRSTQSLVNETNDANPAVLREVPDKQIVT; encoded by the exons ATGCCGGGGGTACAGATCACCGTTGGAATTTTAGGGAAGACTATCTTCAGCATCGAGGAAGGTGTTACAGCCGAGGAGGTCGGACAGAGAGTCGCTCGATTGACG GGATTCGGAGTAGACGATTTCTACATCTTGCAAAACGGTCGTCTCGCCCGAGGCACGGACCTTTGCGAAAATGCAAAAGCTGAAATCATTCCACGCCTTCCTGGGGGGAAGGGCGGTTTTGGATCTATGCTGCGAGCCATCGGCGCTCAAATTGAGAAGACTACCAATCGGGAAGCGTGCCGCGATCTTAGCGGACGCCGCCTGAGAGACATCAAcgaggagaagagaatgaaGTCTTGGATCGACAAGCAAGCGAGTAGAGAAGAGGAGGCCGCcgagagaaagaagagaaaacttGAGAGGCTCTGCGCTCAGCCCAAACATGAGTTCAAAGATAAAAACTATGAAAACGAACGCTCGACTTTGACAGAGAAAGTAGGCGACGCGGTTGAAGAGGGATTCAAGATGGCCATGGCTGGAAGTTCCGGAGTGAAGAGGAAAAATCCGAGCAATGGCAAAGGcggcagaaaaaaattggccTTGGACTCGGATATTGACTCCGATGAACTTGGAAGCTCTTCCGACGACAACTCGGACTTGGATTCTGCTTCGGATGCGAGGGTAAAGTCTAGTTCTGCCTCATCCCCGGAGACGCACACCTCGCAAAATGTCAGCGAAATTAAATCCAACGACGCAAAGGTGGACGATACTACGAACTGTAAAAAATCCGAAGACCCTGGCGAAGAGTCGGAAGGTCACATTGCAGTTTCCGATGCAAATTGTTTCGATCGTTCGACCCAATCTTTGGTAAACGAAACCAATGATGCTAATCCCGCAGTTTTGAGGGAAGTACCGGACAAGCAAATTGTAACatag